Proteins encoded together in one Coffea arabica cultivar ET-39 chromosome 2c, Coffea Arabica ET-39 HiFi, whole genome shotgun sequence window:
- the LOC113726128 gene encoding sinapine esterase-like isoform X2 — MAASSSIQLLTPALAILVLSFLKLSTSARASAGSCYKSIIGFGDSLTDTGNLVQLFPPDNPTHCYRPPYGETFFKHPTGRCCDGRLIIDFIDPKATLNSLPAYLWRDESTDFRQGVNFAVSGATALNNSFFLEMGLQDLSTNVSLGTQLRWFKDILPSLCSSNSSDCSREFLQSSFVLMGEIGGDDYNAALLGGIKPDEVKPYVPGVVREIASAIEELIKLGAVTLVVPGNFPIGCLASYLTYFQSSSQHDYDTDTGCINWLNDLAKYHNRLLQKELNRIRKLHPHATIIYADYYNAAMRFYRSPNKYGFRGEALRACCGTGGPYNCNTSIPCGYLPATPCKDPSLYVTWDGLHLTEAAYQLVAQGILQGPYSTPPINTICPLASTSSGGLLL; from the exons ATGGCCGCTTCATCTTCTATCCAATTACTAACACCTGCATTAGCAATACtcgttctttctttcttgaaattATCTACTTCAGCAAGAGCATCAGCTGGATCATGCTACAAATCCATCATCGGCTTTGGGGATTCCCTCACTGATACTGGCAACTTAGTCCAGCTCTTCCCGCCCGATAATCCTACCCACTGTTATCGACCACCGTACGGGGAAACCTTCTTTAAACACCCTACCGGTCGTTGCTGCGATGGCCGTCTCATCATTGATTTTATTG ACCCTAAAGCAACCTTAAATTCAT TACCAGCATACCTTTGGAGAGATGAAAGTACGGATTTTCGACAAGGCGTGAATTTCGCTGTATCAGGAGCTACAGCACTTAACAATTCATTTTTCCTGGAAATGGGACTGCAGGATCTTTCAACGAATGTGTCACTGGGAACACAGTTAAGGTGGTTCAAAGATATATTGCCGTCTCTATGCAGCAGCAACTCTTCAG ATTGCAGCAGGGAATTTCTTCAAAGCTCGTTTGTTCTTATGGGAGAGATTGGGGGCGATGATTACAACGCTGCACTTCTTGGTGGAATAAAACCAGATGAGGTCAAACCATATGTTCCCGGTGTTGTGCGCGAGATCGCTTCAGCTATCGAG GAATTGATTAAGCTAGGAGCTGTGACATTGGTGGTTCCTGGGAACTTTCCAATTGGATGCTTGGCTTCCTATCTGACCTATTTTCAAAGCTCCAGCCAGCATGACTACGACACGGATACTGGTTGCATAAACTGGTTAAATGATTTAGCCAAATATCATAACAGATTGCTGCAGAAAGAACTTAATCGCATCAGAAAACTTCATCCTCATGCCACCATAATCTATGCCGATTACTACAATGCTGCAATGAGATTTTATCGTTCCCCAAACAAATATG GATTTAGAGGAGAAGCTCTAAGGGCTTGCTGCGGAACAGGAGGCCCGTACAATTGTAATACCTCAATTCCTTGTGGCTACCTACCAGCAACTCCTTGCAAGGATCCGTCTTTGTATGTTACCTGGGACGGTTTGCACTTGACCGAAGCTGCCTACCAATTGGTAGCTCAGGGCATACTTCAAGGACCATATTCTACTCCTCCTATCAATACAATCTGTCCGCTTGCATCCACTAGTTCAGGAGGACTTTTGCTTTAA
- the LOC113726128 gene encoding sinapine esterase-like isoform X3 — MAASSSIQLLTPALAILVLSFLKLSTSARASAGSCYKSIIGFGDSLTDTGNLVQLFPPDNPTHCYRPPYGETFFKHPTGRCCDGRLIIDFIDPKATLNSSYLWRDESTDFRQGVNFAVSGATALNNSFFLEMGLQDLSTNVSLGTQLRWFKDILPSLCSSNSSDCSREFLQSSFVLMGEIGGDDYNAALLGGIKPDEVKPYVPGVVREIASAIEELIKLGAVTLVVPGNFPIGCLASYLTYFQSSSQHDYDTDTGCINWLNDLAKYHNRLLQKELNRIRKLHPHATIIYADYYNAAMRFYRSPNKYGFRGEALRACCGTGGPYNCNTSIPCGYLPATPCKDPSLYVTWDGLHLTEAAYQLVAQGILQGPYSTPPINTICPLASTSSGGLLL, encoded by the exons ATGGCCGCTTCATCTTCTATCCAATTACTAACACCTGCATTAGCAATACtcgttctttctttcttgaaattATCTACTTCAGCAAGAGCATCAGCTGGATCATGCTACAAATCCATCATCGGCTTTGGGGATTCCCTCACTGATACTGGCAACTTAGTCCAGCTCTTCCCGCCCGATAATCCTACCCACTGTTATCGACCACCGTACGGGGAAACCTTCTTTAAACACCCTACCGGTCGTTGCTGCGATGGCCGTCTCATCATTGATTTTATTG ACCCTAAAGCAACCTTAAATTCAT CATACCTTTGGAGAGATGAAAGTACGGATTTTCGACAAGGCGTGAATTTCGCTGTATCAGGAGCTACAGCACTTAACAATTCATTTTTCCTGGAAATGGGACTGCAGGATCTTTCAACGAATGTGTCACTGGGAACACAGTTAAGGTGGTTCAAAGATATATTGCCGTCTCTATGCAGCAGCAACTCTTCAG ATTGCAGCAGGGAATTTCTTCAAAGCTCGTTTGTTCTTATGGGAGAGATTGGGGGCGATGATTACAACGCTGCACTTCTTGGTGGAATAAAACCAGATGAGGTCAAACCATATGTTCCCGGTGTTGTGCGCGAGATCGCTTCAGCTATCGAG GAATTGATTAAGCTAGGAGCTGTGACATTGGTGGTTCCTGGGAACTTTCCAATTGGATGCTTGGCTTCCTATCTGACCTATTTTCAAAGCTCCAGCCAGCATGACTACGACACGGATACTGGTTGCATAAACTGGTTAAATGATTTAGCCAAATATCATAACAGATTGCTGCAGAAAGAACTTAATCGCATCAGAAAACTTCATCCTCATGCCACCATAATCTATGCCGATTACTACAATGCTGCAATGAGATTTTATCGTTCCCCAAACAAATATG GATTTAGAGGAGAAGCTCTAAGGGCTTGCTGCGGAACAGGAGGCCCGTACAATTGTAATACCTCAATTCCTTGTGGCTACCTACCAGCAACTCCTTGCAAGGATCCGTCTTTGTATGTTACCTGGGACGGTTTGCACTTGACCGAAGCTGCCTACCAATTGGTAGCTCAGGGCATACTTCAAGGACCATATTCTACTCCTCCTATCAATACAATCTGTCCGCTTGCATCCACTAGTTCAGGAGGACTTTTGCTTTAA
- the LOC113726128 gene encoding sinapine esterase-like isoform X1, whose translation MAASSSIQLLTPALAILVLSFLKLSTSARASAGSCYKSIIGFGDSLTDTGNLVQLFPPDNPTHCYRPPYGETFFKHPTGRCCDGRLIIDFIAESFGLPLVPAYLWRDESTDFRQGVNFAVSGATALNNSFFLEMGLQDLSTNVSLGTQLRWFKDILPSLCSSNSSDCSREFLQSSFVLMGEIGGDDYNAALLGGIKPDEVKPYVPGVVREIASAIEELIKLGAVTLVVPGNFPIGCLASYLTYFQSSSQHDYDTDTGCINWLNDLAKYHNRLLQKELNRIRKLHPHATIIYADYYNAAMRFYRSPNKYGFRGEALRACCGTGGPYNCNTSIPCGYLPATPCKDPSLYVTWDGLHLTEAAYQLVAQGILQGPYSTPPINTICPLASTSSGGLLL comes from the exons ATGGCCGCTTCATCTTCTATCCAATTACTAACACCTGCATTAGCAATACtcgttctttctttcttgaaattATCTACTTCAGCAAGAGCATCAGCTGGATCATGCTACAAATCCATCATCGGCTTTGGGGATTCCCTCACTGATACTGGCAACTTAGTCCAGCTCTTCCCGCCCGATAATCCTACCCACTGTTATCGACCACCGTACGGGGAAACCTTCTTTAAACACCCTACCGGTCGTTGCTGCGATGGCCGTCTCATCATTGATTTTATTG CTGAGAGTTTTGGGCTTCCGTTAGTACCAGCATACCTTTGGAGAGATGAAAGTACGGATTTTCGACAAGGCGTGAATTTCGCTGTATCAGGAGCTACAGCACTTAACAATTCATTTTTCCTGGAAATGGGACTGCAGGATCTTTCAACGAATGTGTCACTGGGAACACAGTTAAGGTGGTTCAAAGATATATTGCCGTCTCTATGCAGCAGCAACTCTTCAG ATTGCAGCAGGGAATTTCTTCAAAGCTCGTTTGTTCTTATGGGAGAGATTGGGGGCGATGATTACAACGCTGCACTTCTTGGTGGAATAAAACCAGATGAGGTCAAACCATATGTTCCCGGTGTTGTGCGCGAGATCGCTTCAGCTATCGAG GAATTGATTAAGCTAGGAGCTGTGACATTGGTGGTTCCTGGGAACTTTCCAATTGGATGCTTGGCTTCCTATCTGACCTATTTTCAAAGCTCCAGCCAGCATGACTACGACACGGATACTGGTTGCATAAACTGGTTAAATGATTTAGCCAAATATCATAACAGATTGCTGCAGAAAGAACTTAATCGCATCAGAAAACTTCATCCTCATGCCACCATAATCTATGCCGATTACTACAATGCTGCAATGAGATTTTATCGTTCCCCAAACAAATATG GATTTAGAGGAGAAGCTCTAAGGGCTTGCTGCGGAACAGGAGGCCCGTACAATTGTAATACCTCAATTCCTTGTGGCTACCTACCAGCAACTCCTTGCAAGGATCCGTCTTTGTATGTTACCTGGGACGGTTTGCACTTGACCGAAGCTGCCTACCAATTGGTAGCTCAGGGCATACTTCAAGGACCATATTCTACTCCTCCTATCAATACAATCTGTCCGCTTGCATCCACTAGTTCAGGAGGACTTTTGCTTTAA
- the LOC113726128 gene encoding sinapine esterase-like isoform X4: MYYLYRFCSRFFFFFHQTDFAFVFLNRSSILIISDPKATLNSLPAYLWRDESTDFRQGVNFAVSGATALNNSFFLEMGLQDLSTNVSLGTQLRWFKDILPSLCSSNSSDCSREFLQSSFVLMGEIGGDDYNAALLGGIKPDEVKPYVPGVVREIASAIEELIKLGAVTLVVPGNFPIGCLASYLTYFQSSSQHDYDTDTGCINWLNDLAKYHNRLLQKELNRIRKLHPHATIIYADYYNAAMRFYRSPNKYGFRGEALRACCGTGGPYNCNTSIPCGYLPATPCKDPSLYVTWDGLHLTEAAYQLVAQGILQGPYSTPPINTICPLASTSSGGLLL, translated from the exons ATGTACTATTTATACAGATTTTGctctcgtttttttttttttttccatcagaCAGATTTTGCTTTCGTGTTTCTAAACAGGTCTTCAATTCTCATCATCTCAGACCCTAAAGCAACCTTAAATTCAT TACCAGCATACCTTTGGAGAGATGAAAGTACGGATTTTCGACAAGGCGTGAATTTCGCTGTATCAGGAGCTACAGCACTTAACAATTCATTTTTCCTGGAAATGGGACTGCAGGATCTTTCAACGAATGTGTCACTGGGAACACAGTTAAGGTGGTTCAAAGATATATTGCCGTCTCTATGCAGCAGCAACTCTTCAG ATTGCAGCAGGGAATTTCTTCAAAGCTCGTTTGTTCTTATGGGAGAGATTGGGGGCGATGATTACAACGCTGCACTTCTTGGTGGAATAAAACCAGATGAGGTCAAACCATATGTTCCCGGTGTTGTGCGCGAGATCGCTTCAGCTATCGAG GAATTGATTAAGCTAGGAGCTGTGACATTGGTGGTTCCTGGGAACTTTCCAATTGGATGCTTGGCTTCCTATCTGACCTATTTTCAAAGCTCCAGCCAGCATGACTACGACACGGATACTGGTTGCATAAACTGGTTAAATGATTTAGCCAAATATCATAACAGATTGCTGCAGAAAGAACTTAATCGCATCAGAAAACTTCATCCTCATGCCACCATAATCTATGCCGATTACTACAATGCTGCAATGAGATTTTATCGTTCCCCAAACAAATATG GATTTAGAGGAGAAGCTCTAAGGGCTTGCTGCGGAACAGGAGGCCCGTACAATTGTAATACCTCAATTCCTTGTGGCTACCTACCAGCAACTCCTTGCAAGGATCCGTCTTTGTATGTTACCTGGGACGGTTTGCACTTGACCGAAGCTGCCTACCAATTGGTAGCTCAGGGCATACTTCAAGGACCATATTCTACTCCTCCTATCAATACAATCTGTCCGCTTGCATCCACTAGTTCAGGAGGACTTTTGCTTTAA
- the LOC113723925 gene encoding GDSL esterase/lipase At1g28600-like: protein MTTRMVPGVIPAGCLPQPLSFNRDHSSITGCIGWLNELLIYHSDMLQKELNKIRDHHPHASVIYVDYYNSTIQLYHSAQEYGFNGKNFVACCRGGGPYNYNFTAECGDPLTTSCPYPSVFVNWDGNHFTEAANRWMTRAILEGPYTFPQINPSCISSVDGDDGTHLSSR, encoded by the exons ATGACGACAAGAATGGTCCCAGGAGTGATCCCAGCTGGTTGCTTACCACAACCTTTGAGTTTCAATAGAGATCACTCTTCTATAACAGGATGCATTGGATGGTTGAATGAGCTTCTGATCTACCACAGCGATATGCTTCAAAAGGAGTTGAATAAAATTCGAGATCACCATCCTCATGCATCTGTAATCTATGTAGATTATTACAATTCCACCATACAACTCTATCATTCTGCGCAAGAATATG GTTTCAATGGGAAAAACTTTGTAGCCTGTTGTAGAGGTGGAGGCCCTTACAACTATAACTTTACAGCTGAATGTGGCGATCCATTGACAACCTCTTGTCCATATCCTTCGGTGTTTGTGAACTGGGATGGGAATCATTTCACTGAAGCTGCAAATAGATGGATGACCAGGGCAATATTAGAAGGACCATACACCTTTCCTCAAATTAACCCCTCCTGCATTAGTTCAGTAGATGGAGATGATGGAACACACCTCAGCTCTAGATAG
- the LOC113726131 gene encoding GDSL esterase/lipase At1g28590 produces the protein MTKPYLCIILFILMIVSQSASECYTSMFSFGDSLSDNGNLLGFSSPKTIHQGRPPNGETYFGQPTGRCCDGRLIVDMIAQNFGLPIPPPYVSIRNAKSSRDFYAGVNFAVAGAKALDPSFFDERGISESVTNFTLRVQLDWFRDLLPSLCGTKANCMQYLQSSLTVMGEIGGNDYNHALLQGRSIEEVKTFVPAVVGAISSAITDMIRLGAANFIVPGNLPLGCLAAYLTYFQNSNRDYDYDYDEAPGCINWLNDFAKHHNEVLQIELNRIRELHPHVTIIYADYYNSAIRFYRWPKEFGFTGGTLSACCGAGGPYNFDSSVGCGDPPTTGCADPSAYVCWDGLHLTEAANRLIVKGLFEGSYSAPPIKLICAKIPSGGGLSHQK, from the exons ATGACTAAACCATATTTGTGCATCATTCTTTTTATATTGATGATTGTTTCTCAGTCTGCTTCCGAATGCTATACATCCATGTTTTCTTTTGGCGATTCACTTTCGGATAATGGAAATCTACTCGGCTTCTCATCCCCAAAGACCATACACCAGGGTCGCCCACCCAATGGAGAAACCTACTTTGGCCAACCTACTGGCAGATGTTGTGATGGTCGTCTCATCGTGGATATGATAG CTCAGAATTTTGGACTTCCAATTCCTCCGCCATATGTGAGTATTCGGAATGCAAAGAGCAGCAGGGATTTTTATGCTGGCGTCAATTTTGCAGTAGCAGGAGCTAAAGCTCTGGACCCTTCATTTTTTGACGAGAGGGGAATTTCTGAAAGTGTCACCAACTTCACTTTGCGAGTACAGCTGGATTGGTTCAGAGACTTGTTGCCATCTTTATGTGGCACAAAAGCTA ATTGCATGCAATATCTTCAGAGCTCGCTAACTGTGATGGGAGAAATTGGAGGCAACGATTACAACCATGCTCTTCTTCAAGGAAGAAGCATCGAGGAGGTCAAAACATTCGTGCCCGCAGTTGTTGGCGCCATCAGTTCAGCCATAACG GACATGATTCGACTTGGGGCGGCGAATTTCATAGTTCCCGGCAACCTACCATTGGGATGCTTGGCCGCCTATCTAACATACTTCCAGAACTCCAATAGGGATTACGACTACGACTACGACGAGGCTCCTGGCTGCATTAATTGGTTAAACGACTTTGCAAAGCACCATAATGAGGTGCTCCAAATTGAACTTAATCGCATTAGGGAGCTTCATCCTCATGTAACAATTATCTATGCTGATTACTACAATTCTGCAATTCGATTCTATCGCTGGCCAAAAGAATTCG GATTTACAGGAGGAACTCTGTCAGCCTGCTGCGGAGCTGGTGGCCCATATAATTTTGATTCATCTGTGGGTTGTGGAGACCCGCCGACAACTGGCTGTGCTGACCCTTCCGCGTATGTCTGCTGGGACGGTTTGCATCTGACAGAGGCAGCCAATAGATTAATCGTCAAGGGTCTATTTGAAGGGTCGTATTCAGCTCCTCCCATTAAGTTAATTTGTGCTAAGATTCCTTCTGGTGGGGGTCTTTCCCATCAAAAGTAG